In Mycobacterium tuberculosis H37Rv, a single window of DNA contains:
- a CDS encoding membrane protein has product MGPMNGFLSWWDGVELWLSGLPFALQALAVMPVVLALAYFTAALLDALLGRVIQLIRRARRPDQAPR; this is encoded by the coding sequence GTGGGCCCGATGAACGGGTTCCTGAGTTGGTGGGACGGCGTCGAGCTGTGGCTGTCCGGACTCCCGTTCGCGCTGCAGGCGTTGGCAGTCATGCCGGTCGTGCTGGCTTTGGCCTATTTCACCGCGGCATTGCTGGATGCCCTGCTCGGCCGGGTCATTCAGTTGATTCGCCGCGCCCGCCGCCCCGATCAGGCGCCCAGGTAG
- a CDS encoding trehalase, with translation MALSSSSPLRNPFPPIADYAFLSDWETTCLISPAGSVEWLCVPRPDSPSVFGAILDRSAGHFRLGPYGVSVPSARRYLPGSLIMETTWQTHTGWLIVRDALVMGKWHDIERRSRTHRRTPMDWDAEHILLRTVRCVSGTVELMMSCEPAFDYHRLGATWEYSAEAYGEAIARANTEPDAHPTLRLTTNLRIGLEGREARARTRMKEGDDVFVALSWTKHPPPQTYDEAADKMWQTTECWRQWINIGNFPDHPWRAYLQRSALTLKGLTYSPTGALLAASTTSLPETPRGERNWDYRYAWIRDSTFALWGLYTLGLDREADDFFAFIADVSGANNNERHPLQVMYGVGGERSLVEAELHHLSGYDHARPVRIGNGAYNQRQHDIWGSILDSFYLHAKSREQVPENLWPVLKRQVEEAIKHWREPDRGIWEVRGEPQHFTSSKVMCWVALDRGAKLAERQGEKSYAQQWRAIADEIKADILEHGVDSRGVFTQRYGDEALDASLLLVVLTRFLPPDDPRVRNTVLAIADELTEDGLVLRYRVHETDDGLSGEEGTFTICSFWLVSALVEIGEVGRAKRLCERLLSFASPLLLYAEEIEPRSGRHLGNFPQAFTHLALINAVVHVIRAEEEADSSGMFQPANAPM, from the coding sequence ATGGCTCTATCGTCCAGTTCGCCACTGCGCAACCCGTTTCCGCCGATCGCCGACTACGCGTTCTTGTCCGATTGGGAAACGACGTGCCTGATTTCGCCGGCGGGTTCGGTGGAGTGGCTGTGTGTGCCACGGCCGGACTCCCCCAGTGTGTTCGGCGCGATCCTGGACCGCAGCGCCGGCCATTTTCGTCTGGGCCCCTACGGTGTTTCGGTGCCTTCGGCGCGACGCTACCTTCCGGGCAGCCTGATCATGGAGACCACCTGGCAGACCCATACCGGCTGGCTGATCGTGCGAGACGCGCTGGTGATGGGTAAATGGCACGATATCGAACGGCGATCGCGGACCCACCGCCGCACCCCGATGGACTGGGACGCCGAGCACATCCTGTTGCGCACGGTGCGCTGCGTCAGCGGCACCGTTGAACTGATGATGAGCTGCGAGCCGGCGTTCGACTATCACCGCTTGGGCGCCACCTGGGAATACTCGGCCGAGGCTTACGGCGAGGCCATAGCCCGCGCCAACACGGAGCCCGACGCGCACCCGACGCTGCGGCTGACCACCAACCTGCGGATCGGGCTGGAGGGCCGGGAAGCACGCGCACGCACCCGGATGAAGGAGGGTGACGACGTGTTCGTCGCGCTGAGCTGGACCAAACACCCGCCGCCGCAGACCTACGACGAGGCCGCCGACAAGATGTGGCAAACCACCGAGTGCTGGCGGCAGTGGATCAACATCGGCAACTTCCCCGACCACCCATGGCGGGCGTACCTGCAGCGCAGCGCGCTAACCCTGAAGGGGTTGACCTACTCCCCCACCGGGGCGCTGCTCGCGGCGAGCACCACGTCGCTGCCGGAAACCCCGCGAGGCGAACGCAACTGGGACTACCGCTATGCCTGGATTCGCGACTCGACCTTCGCGCTGTGGGGGCTCTACACCCTGGGATTGGACCGGGAAGCCGACGACTTCTTTGCGTTCATCGCCGACGTGTCCGGCGCCAACAACAACGAACGCCATCCGCTGCAGGTGATGTACGGGGTGGGCGGTGAACGCAGCCTGGTCGAAGCGGAGCTGCACCATTTGTCCGGCTACGATCATGCCCGCCCGGTGCGCATCGGCAACGGCGCCTACAACCAGCGCCAACACGACATCTGGGGTTCGATCCTGGACTCGTTTTACCTGCACGCAAAGTCCCGCGAGCAAGTCCCGGAGAACCTATGGCCGGTGCTGAAGCGGCAGGTGGAAGAGGCCATCAAGCATTGGCGTGAGCCCGACCGGGGAATCTGGGAGGTGCGCGGCGAGCCGCAACACTTCACGTCGTCGAAGGTGATGTGCTGGGTCGCCTTGGACCGGGGGGCCAAACTGGCCGAGCGTCAGGGCGAGAAAAGCTACGCCCAGCAGTGGCGGGCCATCGCCGACGAGATCAAGGCCGACATTCTGGAACACGGGGTGGACTCGCGCGGCGTGTTCACCCAGCGCTACGGCGATGAGGCGTTGGACGCCTCACTGCTGCTGGTGGTGCTGACCCGATTCCTGCCGCCGGACGACCCGCGGGTGCGCAACACCGTGCTGGCCATCGCCGACGAGCTGACCGAGGACGGCCTGGTGTTGAGGTACCGGGTGCATGAGACCGACGACGGGCTTTCCGGCGAGGAAGGCACGTTCACCATCTGCTCGTTTTGGCTGGTATCGGCGCTGGTCGAGATCGGTGAGGTGGGCCGCGCCAAGCGGCTGTGCGAGCGGCTGTTGTCCTTCGCCAGCCCGCTGCTGCTCTACGCGGAGGAGATTGAGCCGCGGAGCGGGCGTCACCTGGGCAACTTCCCGCAGGCGTTCACCCACCTGGCACTGATCAACGCCGTGGTCCACGTGATTCGCGCCGAGGAGGAAGCCGACAGCTCGGGGATGTTTCAGCCCGCCAACGCCCCCATGTAG
- the lppR gene encoding lipoprotein LppR, with translation MTNRWRWVVPLFAVFLAAGCTTTTTGKAGLAPNAVPRPLMGSLIQRVPLDGAALSTLLNQPFQALPPFPPVFGGSDSLGDSDVSARPADCVGVGYLTQRNVYRSVEVKSVARVSWRHDGSSVKVDDVDEGVVALPSAAAADDLFARFSAQWKECDGTTLTVPASAFGQRSITDVRVADSVVAATVSLRRGTHSILASVPQARAVGVRGNCVVEVAVTFFGITHPSDQGSADISTSAVDIAHAMMDRISELS, from the coding sequence GTGACAAACCGCTGGCGCTGGGTGGTTCCGCTGTTTGCCGTGTTCCTCGCTGCCGGGTGCACCACAACGACGACCGGGAAAGCAGGTCTGGCGCCGAACGCAGTGCCGCGTCCGCTGATGGGTTCACTGATCCAGCGGGTACCGCTCGACGGCGCTGCGCTGTCAACGCTCCTCAACCAGCCGTTTCAGGCCCTTCCACCTTTCCCGCCGGTGTTCGGGGGCAGCGACAGTTTGGGAGACAGTGATGTATCGGCTCGGCCCGCTGACTGCGTGGGCGTCGGTTACCTGACGCAGCGGAACGTTTACCGGTCCGTCGAGGTCAAAAGCGTCGCCCGGGTGTCGTGGCGACACGACGGTTCCTCGGTGAAGGTGGATGACGTCGATGAGGGTGTCGTCGCCCTGCCTTCCGCGGCAGCCGCCGATGATCTGTTCGCGAGGTTTTCTGCGCAGTGGAAGGAATGTGATGGCACAACGCTGACGGTGCCCGCCAGCGCGTTCGGTCAACGCTCCATCACCGACGTCCGGGTTGCGGATTCAGTTGTCGCGGCAACGGTCTCGCTGCGACGCGGCACGCACTCCATACTGGCGTCCGTCCCTCAGGCCCGTGCCGTCGGCGTACGGGGCAATTGCGTGGTCGAGGTCGCGGTCACCTTCTTTGGCATCACCCACCCGTCGGATCAGGGGTCGGCCGACATCAGCACCAGCGCCGTCGATATCGCACACGCGATGATGGACAGGATCAGCGAATTGAGTTGA
- the lepA gene encoding GTP-binding protein LepA (GTP-binding elongation factor): MRTPCSQHRRDRPSAIGSQLPDADTLDTRQPPLQEIPISSFADKTFTAPAQIRNFCIIAHIDHGKSTLADRMLQLTGVVDERSMRAQYLDRMDIERERGITIKAQNVRLPWRVDKTDYVLHLIDTPGHVDFTYEVSRALEACEGAVLLVDAAQGIEAQTLANLYLALDRDLHIIPVLNKIDLPAADPDRYAAEMAHIIGCEPAEVLRVSGKTGEGVSDLLDEVVRQVPPPQGDAEAPTRAMIFDSVYDIYRGVVTYVRVVDGKISPRERIMMMSTGATHELLEVGIVSPEPKPCEGLGVGEVGYLITGVKDVRQSKVGDTVTSLSRARGAAAEALTGYREPKPMVYSGLYPVDGSDYPNLRDALDKLQLNDAALTYEPETSVALGFGFRCGFLGLLHMEITRERLEREFGLDLISTSPNVVYRVHKDDGTEIRVTNPSDWPEGKIRTVYEPVVKTTIIAPSEFIGTIMELCQSRRGELGGMDYLSPERVELRYTMPLGEIIFDFFDALKSRTRGYASLDYEEAGEQEAALVKVDILLQGEAVDAFSAIVHKDTAYAYGNKMTTKLKELIPRQQFEVPVQAAIGSKIIARENIRAIRKDVLSKCYGGDITRKRKLLEKQKEGKKRMKTIGRVEVPQEAFVAALSTDAAGDKGKK, translated from the coding sequence GTGCGGACGCCATGCTCGCAGCATAGACGCGATCGACCGAGCGCGATTGGGTCGCAGCTGCCCGACGCGGATACCCTGGATACCCGTCAACCCCCGCTCCAGGAGATTCCCATCAGCAGTTTCGCCGACAAAACCTTCACTGCGCCGGCGCAGATTAGGAACTTTTGCATCATCGCCCACATCGACCACGGCAAGTCAACGTTGGCCGACCGGATGCTGCAGCTCACCGGCGTGGTCGACGAACGCTCTATGCGGGCCCAGTACTTGGATCGGATGGACATCGAGCGGGAACGCGGCATCACCATCAAGGCCCAGAATGTGCGGCTACCCTGGCGGGTCGACAAGACCGACTACGTGCTGCATCTGATCGACACCCCGGGCCATGTCGACTTCACCTACGAAGTCTCGCGTGCGCTGGAGGCTTGCGAGGGTGCGGTGCTGTTGGTCGATGCCGCGCAAGGCATCGAGGCGCAGACGCTGGCGAACCTCTACCTGGCGTTGGACCGCGACCTGCACATCATCCCGGTGCTCAACAAGATCGACCTGCCCGCGGCCGACCCGGACCGTTACGCCGCCGAGATGGCACACATCATCGGCTGCGAGCCGGCCGAGGTGTTGCGGGTGTCCGGCAAAACCGGCGAAGGCGTGTCCGACCTGCTCGACGAGGTGGTCCGACAGGTGCCGCCCCCTCAGGGCGACGCCGAGGCACCTACCCGCGCAATGATTTTCGACTCCGTTTACGACATCTACCGCGGAGTGGTGACCTACGTCCGCGTCGTCGACGGCAAGATCAGCCCCCGTGAGCGCATCATGATGATGTCCACCGGCGCCACCCACGAGCTGCTTGAGGTCGGCATCGTCTCACCCGAGCCGAAACCGTGTGAGGGCCTCGGTGTCGGCGAGGTGGGTTACCTGATCACCGGCGTCAAGGACGTCCGCCAGTCCAAGGTGGGCGACACCGTGACCAGCCTCTCCCGGGCCCGCGGGGCTGCCGCCGAAGCGTTGACCGGCTACCGTGAGCCCAAACCGATGGTCTACTCGGGGTTGTATCCGGTCGACGGTTCGGACTACCCGAACCTGCGCGACGCCCTGGACAAGCTGCAGCTCAACGACGCGGCCTTGACCTATGAGCCGGAAACCTCGGTGGCGCTGGGTTTTGGGTTCCGGTGCGGTTTCTTGGGCCTGCTGCACATGGAGATCACCCGTGAGCGCCTTGAGCGCGAGTTCGGCCTGGACCTGATCTCGACCTCACCCAATGTGGTGTATCGGGTGCACAAAGACGACGGCACCGAAATCCGGGTGACCAATCCGTCGGACTGGCCGGAGGGCAAGATCCGCACGGTCTACGAGCCCGTCGTCAAGACCACCATCATCGCGCCCAGCGAGTTCATCGGCACCATCATGGAGCTGTGCCAGTCGCGCCGCGGCGAGTTGGGCGGCATGGACTATCTCTCCCCCGAGCGGGTGGAACTGCGCTACACCATGCCGCTCGGCGAGATCATCTTCGACTTCTTCGACGCACTGAAATCGCGCACCCGCGGCTATGCCAGCCTCGACTACGAGGAGGCCGGCGAACAGGAGGCCGCGCTGGTCAAGGTCGACATCCTGCTGCAGGGCGAGGCGGTGGATGCGTTCAGCGCGATCGTGCACAAGGACACGGCGTATGCCTACGGCAACAAGATGACCACCAAACTCAAGGAGCTGATCCCGCGCCAGCAGTTCGAGGTGCCGGTGCAGGCCGCCATCGGATCGAAAATCATTGCCCGCGAAAACATCCGCGCGATCCGCAAGGACGTGTTGTCCAAGTGCTACGGCGGCGACATCACGCGCAAACGCAAGCTGCTGGAGAAGCAGAAGGAAGGCAAGAAGCGGATGAAGACCATCGGGCGCGTCGAGGTGCCACAGGAGGCTTTCGTCGCGGCATTGTCCACCGATGCCGCCGGGGACAAAGGCAAGAAGTGA
- a CDS encoding ribonuclease Z yields the protein MLEITLLGTGSPIPDPDRAGPSTLVRAGAQAFLVDCGRGVLQRAAAVGVGAAGLSAVLLTHLHGDVLITSWVTNFAADPAPLPIIGPPGTAEVVEATLKAFGHDIGYRIAHHADLTTPPPIEVHEYTAGPAWDRDGVTIRVAPTDHRPVTPTIGFRIESDGASVVLAGDTVPCDSLDQLAAGADALVHTVIRKDIVTQIPQQRVKDICDYHSSVQEAAATANRAGVGTLVMTHYVPAIGPGQEEQWRALAATEFSGRIEVGNDLHRVEVHPRR from the coding sequence ATGCTTGAGATCACGTTGCTCGGAACTGGGAGCCCCATTCCCGACCCGGACCGTGCCGGACCATCCACTCTGGTGCGGGCCGGCGCGCAGGCGTTCCTGGTGGACTGCGGTCGCGGCGTGCTGCAACGCGCGGCGGCCGTCGGTGTGGGCGCCGCAGGATTGTCGGCGGTGCTGCTCACCCATTTACACGGCGACGTGCTTATCACCAGTTGGGTCACCAACTTCGCTGCTGATCCCGCGCCCTTGCCGATCATCGGACCGCCGGGCACCGCCGAAGTGGTGGAGGCGACGTTGAAGGCATTCGGTCACGACATCGGCTATCGGATCGCCCACCACGCCGATCTGACGACACCACCACCGATCGAGGTGCACGAATACACCGCAGGCCCAGCTTGGGATCGCGACGGCGTGACAATCCGGGTGGCCCCTACCGATCATCGGCCGGTCACGCCGACGATCGGATTCCGGATCGAATCCGACGGTGCTTCGGTGGTGCTCGCCGGTGACACCGTTCCTTGTGACAGCCTCGACCAGCTGGCCGCCGGAGCGGATGCGTTGGTACACACGGTGATCCGCAAAGACATCGTCACGCAGATCCCGCAGCAACGGGTCAAGGACATCTGCGATTACCACTCGTCGGTGCAGGAAGCCGCCGCAACCGCGAACCGCGCAGGGGTGGGAACCCTGGTCATGACGCACTATGTGCCGGCTATCGGGCCCGGACAAGAAGAACAGTGGCGGGCGCTGGCCGCGACCGAGTTCAGCGGGCGGATCGAGGTCGGCAACGACCTACACCGAGTCGAGGTGCACCCGCGGCGCTAG
- the PE24 gene encoding PE family protein PE24 (a member of PE family) produces MQRDRLIADLRRNRGDRRHAAGATPTGPRFPLLFGGESLTPWTAPSRGCSRWCSRPDFTETQAVISEGNYSPCKAFPWRHTDSRLVLIARPDILCSRGPEAMRAKAADLDLAAAAKTVGVQPAADQVAAAIAAILLSHAQIYQDISTQMAAFHDQLVENRTADSTSYASAEANAQQSLLNAMDAPSWQQRRETVGEVGLPADPAGSGTATAAVAAATTARAGSRSAAQATVAPIGGLKLRRESALSQPGDLHHHVEVGDALPRVDPFQRGNVGVVAAYTHTDVLLGDLIVIGGVVVPPSTGPGLNPGMAAPVYRLSHHGITLRV; encoded by the coding sequence GTGCAGCGCGACCGGCTCATCGCGGATCTACGGCGCAACCGCGGTGATCGGCGTCACGCCGCGGGTGCGACCCCCACGGGACCCCGGTTCCCACTGCTGTTTGGCGGTGAATCGCTGACACCGTGGACGGCGCCCAGCCGCGGCTGTTCGCGGTGGTGCAGCCGACCCGATTTCACGGAAACACAGGCTGTCATCAGCGAGGGAAACTATTCGCCGTGCAAAGCATTTCCATGGCGCCACACCGATAGCCGGCTTGTGCTGATCGCACGTCCCGATATCTTATGCAGTCGCGGTCCGGAGGCAATGCGGGCCAAAGCCGCCGATTTGGACTTGGCTGCGGCGGCAAAGACGGTCGGAGTGCAGCCCGCCGCCGATCAGGTGGCGGCGGCAATTGCCGCAATATTGCTGTCACACGCCCAGATCTACCAGGACATCAGCACACAGATGGCGGCATTCCACGACCAGCTCGTAGAGAACCGCACGGCAGATAGCACGTCGTACGCCAGCGCCGAGGCCAACGCCCAGCAGAGCCTGCTCAATGCGATGGATGCACCGAGCTGGCAACAGCGCCGAGAAACCGTCGGCGAGGTGGGGCTCCCAGCGGACCCAGCGGGATCCGGCACGGCGACGGCGGCAGTGGCGGCGGCGACGACGGCGCGGGCAGGAAGCCGTTCGGCCGCCCAGGCAACCGTGGCGCCTATCGGCGGGCTGAAACTCCGCCGCGAATCTGCGCTAAGCCAGCCGGGTGATCTCCACCACCACGTCGAGGTCGGTGACGCCCTCCCCAGAGTAGATCCCTTTCAGCGGGGAAACGTCGGTGTAGTCGCGGCCTACACCCACACTGATGTATTGCTCGGTGATCTCATTGTCATTGGTGGGGTCGTAGTGCCACCATCCACCGGTCCAGGCCTGAACCCAGGCATGGCTGCGCCCGTCTACCGTCTTTCCCACCACGGCATCACGCTTAGGGTGTAG